The genomic segment ACCCAGTACTACAAGGCAACATCAGATAGCGTCGCGGGTAAACATGGCCCAGCATTGGTCAGACTCAAGATAGCCAATTCCCTCATTCAAGAGGCCCAAAAACAGGCTTCGTCTTTCATTTATACTTTTGTGGGAGCGTCAACACCCAGCTTGCCTCATGACGCTGCTAATGCCTTGAACGAAATCGTCAAGGCTCATGCAACTGTCTGTGGTGAAGCCAAAGATCAGGCTGTCAAGGATAACGATCTCATCTATCATGAAGTCCTTCCTTCCGAAGCTAGTCTTCCAGTCATAGAGAAGTTGCCACCCGCGGCTCCCATCACTATTCAAGACGTATACGGTAACCAAGAGGTCACCAAATTGATCGGGCCAGATATCTTTCTTAGACTGGTCCCTCTTGCGGTGCATGAATCTGCAAGTGTTTATTCagaagaaaaagcaaagTTGGTGAGAGCCGAGGTTGATAAGGTTGAAGTGGCAGAAGGGGAGGTCCAAGCTGGGCTTGATCATCTCAACCTCCCTGTAGAAATTGACAGATGGCGACACCTtttggaaggagatgaaaatggTGATATTCCCCTCAGTCAGGAACTGAAAAGATTGGTAGATAATGTTGGGGATGTGAGACAGGTGGAAAACGATCTGGATCACCTGGATGGTAAGAGAGGCGCATGTGAGCGAGAACTACGAGGATTAAACGGGGCTCTGGATGCCGAAAGTCGAGAATGTGAACGCATGAGGGTAAGTCAACGGTTTTCTTCCTGAAACTACCGCTAATGGGACCCACAGGCTAAATATACGCCCAACTTTACGCAATCCCCGTCAGGCCCACAGACTGCCAATCTGCGCTCCAATTTATCTGCCAATctatcttctctctcttcgGCGTCTACCTCTGACACCCATCTACAATCCCTTTGGCAATCCATTCAGCCCTCAATCTCTCTTCTATCGTCGGATCTGGGTAACCTCGAAAGGGCCGCTAGGGATATTGCTGAGGGAAAACCTCAGAAAATAGACAAAGCCGTCAGTCTACTTGATCTAGATGACGAAGAAACGGATAAAAAGGCATTGGGacaggaagagagaaatgCGTTGAGAAAAGCTGTGGATGAGGGTAGAGAGAAACTAGATcgtttgaagaagattagGACAGAAAGGGATGAGGTTCTGAGAGACTTAAAAGAAAAGGTTTGCCAATTATTTACATGTGACGATTATGGCAACTAACAGTATGGAACAGATCCAGACGGATGACGTCTCAAacttgcttcttctcaaccgCCGCTCTCAGAACGTCGAACCACAGCTCTTCGCATCTGAACTGGAAAAGTTCCGACCTTACCAAACTCGTCTGGCTGCCGCTGTATCTGCATCCAGGTCGATCTTGCAAGAACTAGATATGCTCGTTGCGCAAGTACATAGGGGAACGGGCTTCCGTGAAATTttgaaaaaggagaaggaacgCCAGAAAATAATTCGCGACTGGGAAAAGCGGCTGATCGAAGCTGGTGAATCGTATGCTGAGATCAGG from the Cryptococcus decagattii chromosome 4, complete sequence genome contains:
- a CDS encoding vacuolar protein-sorting protein BRO1, which produces MSVQSPLIAVPRKTTTDVDWATPIRHVIAASYGEDPSNYAEECAVLQRCRQDAVRGAGSDQTARDLLYKYFGQLELLELRFAEIKVSFPWNDAFTDKLTTQTSLAFEKASIIHLISSILSSLAQSASRSDPEGLKRAYYNTRASAGMLTYINENFLHAPSTDLSREVVHLLIGIMMAQATEIFTEKLIEEKKSASLIARSANQTASMYTSVVDEMKEFQGKGVFDRNWLYVLQIKAKLFGSLTQYYKATSDSVAGKHGPALVRLKIANSLIQEAQKQASSFIYTFVGASTPSLPHDAANALNEIVKAHATVCGEAKDQAVKDNDLIYHEVLPSEASLPVIEKLPPAAPITIQDVYGNQEVTKLIGPDIFLRLVPLAVHESASVYSEEKAKLVRAEVDKVEVAEGEVQAGLDHLNLPVEIDRWRHLLEGDENGDIPLSQELKRLVDNVGDVRQVENDLDHLDGKRGACERELRGLNGALDAESRECERMRAKYTPNFTQSPSGPQTANLRSNLSANLSSLSSASTSDTHLQSLWQSIQPSISLLSSDLGNLERAARDIAEGKPQKIDKAVSLLDLDDEETDKKALGQEERNALRKAVDEGREKLDRLKKIRTERDEVLRDLKEKIQTDDVSNLLLLNRRSQNVEPQLFASELEKFRPYQTRLAAAVSASRSILQELDMLVAQVHRGTGFREILKKEKERQKIIRDWEKRLIEAGESYAEIRAGLSKGLSYYDSLRGVIEDLKIEVQRFVNSREQERRRMISDIETRQRLGSVSPSAGGAIANRGLEDRLASLKVDAPPQPLRPSISSTPSLPPPPGQGNSSATSSYMPPPPPPKPESNPYDFSALARFGTFATPSVSSPYYPPPPSRPTYVSPPFSPQQPAGQSGHLPFAPPPGHVPQPQQPQYPSSQNQQQDQRYGYPGYGQQGGYGGGYGQYR